In one Pseudodesulfovibrio tunisiensis genomic region, the following are encoded:
- a CDS encoding methylenetetrahydrofolate reductase codes for MRISELIRSKSPFISLEFFPPKEQEAWPAFFDVVDKLKSLDPLFASVTYGAGGGTQDNTLEIATRIKRDHGLEPLTHLTSVGASSEKLENFLSSLQDAEIENVLALRGDPPRGCDNFDFGSQEFQHATDLISFIRKRFPDMCVGGAAYPEPHPESPSIQADLDMVGLKVREGAEFLVTQLFFDNRLYFDYVARLKAMGSDVPVIPGVLPIMSLKSAKFILSLCGAAIPGKFLSALEKAHEKGGDDAVYELGMDYAVRQAQELVDGGAPGVHLYTLNRAEACLEIGGKLKI; via the coding sequence TTGCGCATCAGTGAACTGATCAGGAGCAAATCCCCCTTTATTTCCTTGGAATTCTTTCCTCCCAAGGAACAGGAGGCGTGGCCTGCGTTTTTTGACGTCGTGGACAAGCTCAAGTCGCTCGACCCCCTGTTCGCTTCCGTGACCTACGGAGCTGGCGGCGGCACGCAGGATAATACATTGGAAATCGCCACGCGCATCAAGCGCGACCACGGTCTGGAACCGTTGACGCATCTCACCAGCGTGGGAGCCTCCTCGGAAAAACTGGAGAATTTTCTGTCCAGCCTTCAGGATGCGGAGATTGAAAACGTGCTCGCCCTGCGTGGCGATCCGCCTCGCGGTTGCGACAATTTCGATTTCGGCTCCCAGGAATTCCAGCATGCCACGGATCTGATTTCCTTCATCAGAAAACGTTTTCCGGACATGTGCGTGGGCGGAGCCGCCTATCCCGAGCCGCATCCCGAATCCCCCTCCATTCAGGCCGATCTGGACATGGTGGGGCTCAAGGTCAGGGAAGGAGCCGAGTTTCTCGTGACCCAGCTCTTTTTCGACAACAGGCTCTATTTCGACTATGTGGCTCGGCTCAAGGCCATGGGCAGCGACGTGCCGGTGATTCCGGGCGTGCTTCCCATCATGAGCCTGAAATCCGCGAAATTCATTCTGTCCCTGTGCGGGGCCGCGATTCCCGGCAAATTCCTCAGCGCACTGGAAAAGGCGCATGAGAAGGGTGGGGACGATGCCGTCTACGAACTCGGCATGGACTATGCCGTGAGGCAGGCACAGGAACTTGTCGACGGTGGCGCTCCGGGCGTGCACCTCTATACGCTGAACCGGGCCGAAGCCTGCCTGGAAATCGGCGGCAAACTCAAGATCTAG
- a CDS encoding ABC-F family ATP-binding cassette domain-containing protein produces the protein MSRITVQSLEKSYGGDAVFTDLSFEIGPGMRLAFTGPNGCGKSTLLKILAEVTEPDAGQVSVTRGAQVGYVAQEFGDRDLETQLLAWVLSALPSWNEFWEEWEKAVADRDQARIERLSHRQAEFEQKFGYNPDHKARAILSGLGFSEEDFHKNLSGLSGGWRERAKLARVLFQGADVLLLDEPTNHLDLEAVEWLEDYLLNYKGALAFVAHDRIFLNRVGTHVLFLGGGKPVLRKGTFDEFLDWDAENARLREKEAAKLSAKIENEYSYIRRFRVKARKAAQAQSKLRKVEKLETELSRLKQSQMTTRRGRSLSFSLPEPHRGDKVALSAVDLEFAYNGKSVWPRLNFQVFRGKKIALAAPNGAGKTTLLKLIVGQLAPSHGHVSVGTNTRIGYFSQHQAEILNLEGSVIGEIRRLSDPNLTEEQLMSVLGLFLLGEPFFERRVKGLSGGEKSRLLLATLFLARANFLILDEPTNHLDIETREGLVSALKDYEGTLFFVAHDRYLLNEVAEEVWTLNENGLSQYMGGFKEYHAKEKQAALEAERPAEVVPQKRKLTREEKRRQAEIRNELYKELRPLKKEYDKLEVDLEKSLEEQSSLEEQLNDPTLYEKPDQALKLNNAYREVSEWAEHLMERMAELEESIEAVNRRKSELLGEDE, from the coding sequence ATGTCGAGAATAACTGTTCAATCACTGGAAAAATCCTATGGCGGTGACGCCGTGTTCACCGACCTCTCCTTTGAAATCGGTCCGGGCATGCGTCTGGCCTTTACCGGGCCGAACGGTTGCGGCAAGAGTACGCTGCTCAAGATTCTGGCCGAAGTCACCGAACCCGATGCCGGACAGGTCAGCGTGACCAGAGGGGCGCAGGTCGGTTATGTGGCACAGGAATTCGGGGATCGGGATTTGGAGACCCAGCTTCTGGCATGGGTGCTTTCGGCCCTGCCTTCATGGAACGAGTTCTGGGAGGAGTGGGAAAAGGCCGTTGCCGATCGGGATCAGGCCCGGATCGAGCGGCTTTCGCACAGACAGGCCGAATTCGAGCAGAAGTTCGGATACAACCCTGATCACAAGGCCCGTGCCATTCTTTCCGGTCTCGGATTTTCCGAGGAGGATTTCCACAAGAACCTCTCCGGCCTTTCCGGCGGCTGGCGGGAAAGGGCCAAGCTGGCGCGCGTGCTTTTTCAGGGCGCGGACGTGCTGCTTCTGGACGAACCCACCAACCATCTCGATCTTGAGGCCGTGGAATGGCTTGAAGACTACCTGCTTAACTACAAGGGTGCGCTTGCATTCGTGGCGCATGATCGCATCTTTCTGAATCGCGTGGGTACGCATGTGCTGTTTCTGGGCGGGGGCAAGCCTGTTCTTCGCAAGGGAACCTTTGACGAATTTCTGGATTGGGACGCGGAAAATGCCCGGCTCCGAGAAAAGGAAGCAGCCAAGCTCTCTGCTAAAATAGAAAATGAATACAGCTATATCCGTCGGTTTCGCGTCAAGGCACGCAAGGCGGCTCAGGCGCAGAGCAAGCTGAGGAAGGTGGAAAAGCTGGAAACCGAGCTTTCCCGCCTCAAACAGTCGCAAATGACCACCCGGCGGGGGCGGAGCCTGAGCTTCAGCCTGCCCGAGCCGCATCGCGGGGACAAGGTCGCGCTGTCCGCTGTTGATCTGGAGTTTGCCTACAACGGAAAGTCCGTGTGGCCTCGGCTGAATTTTCAGGTGTTTCGCGGCAAGAAGATTGCTCTGGCCGCGCCCAATGGTGCAGGCAAGACCACCTTGCTCAAGCTGATTGTGGGTCAGCTTGCGCCTTCGCACGGGCATGTCTCCGTGGGCACCAATACTCGGATTGGCTATTTCAGCCAGCATCAGGCCGAAATTCTGAATCTCGAAGGCTCGGTCATCGGTGAAATCCGCAGGCTGTCCGATCCCAATCTGACCGAGGAACAGCTCATGAGCGTGCTCGGTCTGTTCCTGTTGGGCGAACCGTTCTTCGAGCGCAGGGTCAAGGGGCTTTCCGGCGGTGAAAAGAGCCGTCTGCTGCTTGCCACGCTTTTTCTGGCGCGGGCCAACTTCCTCATTCTCGACGAACCTACCAACCATCTGGACATCGAGACACGGGAAGGGCTGGTCAGTGCGCTCAAGGATTACGAAGGTACGCTGTTCTTCGTGGCGCATGACCGCTACCTGCTCAACGAGGTCGCCGAAGAGGTGTGGACCCTGAACGAGAACGGCCTGTCCCAGTACATGGGCGGGTTCAAGGAGTACCATGCCAAGGAGAAGCAGGCCGCGCTCGAGGCCGAGCGCCCTGCCGAAGTCGTGCCTCAGAAGCGCAAGTTGACCCGGGAGGAAAAGCGGCGGCAGGCCGAGATTCGCAACGAGCTGTACAAGGAACTTCGTCCCCTGAAAAAGGAATATGACAAGCTCGAGGTTGATCTGGAAAAATCCCTTGAGGAACAGAGTTCCCTTGAGGAACAGCTCAATGACCCGACCCTGTATGAAAAGCCGGATCAGGCCCTGAAGCTGAACAACGCCTATCGCGAGGTCTCGGAGTGGGCCGAGCATCTCATGGAACGCATGGCCGAATTGGAGGAGTCCATCGAAGCCGTGAACAGGCGCAAGTCCGAACTGCTTGGGGAGGACGAATGA
- a CDS encoding SulP family inorganic anion transporter, which produces MAVEIVEAADAVEAEEPEESGEDSVCSECGHVMGDGVDTCPNCGRPVLPAEEIPEPSEEDLDLSDLAEDAENPVWDAAFQGGDAVASPGVDRPVGQNGRFFQGSLILNIYSGVVSGLVCFVVALAFALLATSQPGVREFLPQVLAMALTASVVGGFVYASRAGIPFALAGPEAVISAVLFLFLGSIQRSMEGLYPEGHLFATMVAGLTVAALCAGLALYLMGRFRVGEMVRYIPVQIIGGVIGGVGIFVLLGALDSMSGLDIDWTSPVSAFVNSMMHLKLSYFLFSMGPGVVFGLLVFLCLGRSGNSLLVLLLIVAGAAAGFSAGIWGETEDVRSLAAVLPLPEGASVRSVLLGVDANFLDSIQWGVLKSNSPYLGAISILAVLTTMYRITKLEMLQEREIDLSREYSSLGLANLFSGLTGGGPVSLLYSQSAGNYLVGARGAVSGLVAAFVCGALFWFADDILLYLPRFVPEGFIVYIGLEILRNWLFQTRSAFTRSDDTAMLWITFLFTVFFGILEGIGFGIALAMLATVRRYSRGGVVRNVLSGVNHHSNVDRAPAQQRILAEYGDHIFILRLQGFLFLGSMQRLLQDIGSRLENRNLLPVEYLILDFRLVTGLASAAGIGFAKLRTLAETFGFEVIITSAPLELEEHLEKSGYTGDEGGFKVFHNLDFAMEWCENEVLDRENLRDMQHLSLTKLLEPVFPEPRYIPVLMKLLRKEYVKKGDVVFRQGDASDAMYFVESGRLDVELELEGGKILRIKKVGPGAVFGEMGIYTDAPRSATIRAAEKCVVYKMTREKLDAVEKRAPVLVTSINRFLVNMLSERLGAANIKIRDLMV; this is translated from the coding sequence GTGGCTGTGGAAATTGTGGAGGCTGCCGATGCTGTCGAGGCGGAAGAACCGGAGGAGTCCGGCGAGGATTCGGTTTGCAGCGAGTGCGGCCATGTGATGGGCGACGGTGTGGACACATGTCCGAATTGCGGCAGGCCGGTGCTGCCTGCCGAGGAGATTCCCGAACCATCCGAAGAGGACTTGGACCTGAGCGATCTGGCCGAGGATGCGGAAAATCCTGTCTGGGATGCCGCGTTTCAGGGGGGCGATGCCGTTGCGTCTCCGGGCGTCGACAGGCCGGTAGGGCAGAACGGCAGATTTTTTCAGGGCAGTCTGATTCTCAACATCTATTCCGGGGTCGTGTCCGGACTTGTCTGTTTTGTGGTGGCCTTGGCCTTTGCCCTGCTCGCCACATCCCAGCCCGGGGTTCGGGAATTCCTGCCGCAGGTGCTGGCAATGGCGCTGACCGCCTCGGTGGTTGGCGGGTTCGTGTATGCCTCCCGTGCCGGGATTCCGTTTGCCCTTGCCGGTCCCGAGGCCGTGATTTCCGCTGTCCTGTTCCTGTTTCTTGGTTCGATCCAGCGCAGCATGGAGGGGCTGTATCCCGAAGGCCATCTGTTCGCAACGATGGTGGCCGGACTGACCGTTGCCGCCTTGTGCGCCGGATTGGCACTGTACCTGATGGGGCGTTTCCGCGTCGGAGAAATGGTGCGGTACATTCCCGTGCAGATCATCGGCGGGGTCATCGGCGGGGTCGGCATTTTCGTGCTGCTCGGTGCGCTTGATTCCATGAGCGGGCTGGACATCGACTGGACGAGTCCCGTCAGCGCGTTTGTGAACAGCATGATGCATCTCAAGCTGAGCTATTTCCTGTTCAGCATGGGGCCCGGAGTCGTGTTCGGCCTGTTGGTATTCCTTTGTCTGGGCAGGTCTGGAAATTCCCTGCTGGTCCTGCTGCTCATTGTCGCGGGGGCCGCTGCCGGCTTTTCCGCAGGCATATGGGGGGAAACCGAGGACGTCCGATCTCTGGCTGCAGTGCTGCCATTGCCCGAGGGCGCGTCGGTCCGTAGCGTGCTGCTCGGCGTGGATGCCAATTTTCTGGACAGCATCCAGTGGGGAGTGCTCAAGTCGAACAGCCCGTATCTCGGCGCCATATCCATCCTTGCCGTGCTCACGACCATGTATCGCATCACCAAGCTGGAAATGCTTCAGGAAAGGGAAATCGACCTGAGTCGCGAGTATTCGTCGCTGGGACTTGCCAATCTGTTTTCCGGATTGACTGGCGGCGGTCCTGTTTCCCTGCTTTACAGCCAGAGCGCGGGCAACTACCTCGTGGGGGCGCGCGGCGCGGTTTCCGGATTGGTGGCGGCATTTGTCTGCGGTGCACTGTTCTGGTTTGCCGACGACATCCTGTTGTATCTGCCACGATTCGTACCTGAAGGATTCATCGTATACATCGGCCTGGAGATTCTGCGCAACTGGTTGTTCCAGACGAGGAGCGCGTTTACCCGAAGTGACGATACGGCCATGCTGTGGATCACTTTTCTGTTTACCGTGTTTTTCGGAATTCTCGAAGGCATTGGGTTCGGAATCGCTCTGGCTATGCTCGCCACGGTTCGTCGCTACAGCAGGGGCGGGGTTGTCCGGAACGTGCTTTCCGGCGTGAATCATCACAGCAATGTGGACAGGGCTCCGGCGCAGCAGCGCATTCTTGCGGAATACGGGGATCATATCTTCATCCTGCGCTTGCAGGGGTTTCTGTTTCTGGGGTCCATGCAGCGTCTGCTTCAGGACATCGGAAGTCGGTTGGAGAACCGAAATCTGCTTCCCGTGGAATATCTGATTCTGGATTTCCGGCTGGTCACGGGATTGGCTTCGGCTGCGGGCATCGGGTTTGCCAAGCTCAGGACGCTTGCCGAAACCTTCGGCTTCGAGGTGATCATCACCAGCGCTCCGCTGGAGCTGGAGGAACATCTGGAAAAGAGCGGCTACACCGGTGATGAGGGGGGCTTCAAGGTCTTTCACAATCTGGATTTCGCCATGGAATGGTGCGAAAACGAAGTGCTGGACCGGGAAAACCTGCGGGACATGCAGCATTTGTCCCTGACCAAGCTGTTGGAGCCGGTTTTTCCCGAACCCAGATACATTCCGGTGCTCATGAAGCTGCTCAGGAAGGAATACGTGAAAAAGGGCGATGTGGTCTTTCGTCAGGGCGACGCGTCCGATGCCATGTATTTCGTGGAGTCCGGCAGGCTGGATGTGGAGCTTGAACTTGAGGGCGGAAAGATTCTGCGCATCAAGAAGGTCGGTCCCGGAGCCGTGTTCGGAGAGATGGGCATTTACACGGATGCGCCGAGGTCGGCCACGATTCGCGCCGCGGAAAAATGCGTCGTGTACAAGATGACGCGGGAAAAGCTTGATGCCGTGGAAAAGCGTGCACCCGTGCTGGTTACCAGCATCAACCGTTTTCTGGTCAACATGCTTTCCGAGCGGCTGGGAGCCGCCAACATCAAGATACGCGACCTCATGGTCTAG
- a CDS encoding (deoxy)nucleoside triphosphate pyrophosphohydrolase, which produces MKPTLDVVAGIIWRNGWYLAVERPEGMRMAGWWEFPGGKVDPGETPEQAVVRELQEELGVTAVDCEFWRELVHEYEDFFVRLRFYHVRDFTGTLTACEGQDMVWVDPAHPEGVKFLPADIRIVDDLRTLG; this is translated from the coding sequence ATGAAACCAACTCTGGACGTAGTGGCGGGCATCATCTGGCGCAACGGCTGGTATCTGGCCGTGGAGCGGCCCGAGGGCATGCGCATGGCCGGCTGGTGGGAGTTTCCCGGTGGCAAGGTCGATCCCGGAGAAACCCCGGAGCAGGCCGTGGTGCGGGAACTTCAGGAAGAGTTGGGTGTGACGGCCGTGGACTGCGAGTTCTGGCGTGAGCTTGTCCATGAATATGAAGACTTTTTTGTCCGTCTGCGTTTTTATCATGTCCGGGATTTTACCGGCACGCTGACTGCGTGCGAAGGGCAGGACATGGTCTGGGTGGACCCGGCGCATCCCGAGGGCGTGAAATTTCTGCCCGCGGACATTCGTATCGTCGATGATCTGCGGACCCTTGGCTGA
- the rfbD gene encoding dTDP-4-dehydrorhamnose reductase produces the protein MEPAGKTILIFGGRTGLLGQALTKTFAKAGANVIALSSKDGDVIDQIQVQKLLVEHSPDVVINATAYTQVDLAEDQEELAFTLNATVPPLLAAQAARIGALFIHYSTDFVFRGDKTEPYTENDAPGAMSVYGISKNDGEQGLLKLGYPDTLIIRISWLFGPGKINFVEKILSLAAERDRLTVVNDQTGSPSYAPDVADGTLELIRNDARGLFHLSNSGQTTWHGLASAAVELAGLNCEVAPVPTSAYPTKAIRPKYSVLDLSRYRTATNANPRPWEEALREYVQNELGYNASN, from the coding sequence ATGGAACCGGCAGGCAAAACCATCCTGATCTTCGGTGGCAGGACCGGACTGCTCGGACAGGCGCTGACCAAGACCTTTGCCAAGGCAGGAGCCAACGTGATCGCCCTGTCCAGCAAGGATGGGGACGTGATCGACCAGATACAGGTGCAGAAACTGCTGGTCGAGCATTCTCCGGACGTCGTGATCAATGCCACGGCCTATACGCAAGTTGATCTGGCCGAGGATCAGGAAGAACTCGCATTTACACTCAATGCCACGGTGCCGCCACTGCTGGCTGCACAAGCCGCGAGAATCGGCGCCCTGTTCATCCATTACTCCACGGATTTCGTCTTCCGGGGAGACAAGACCGAGCCCTATACGGAAAATGACGCCCCCGGCGCGATGTCCGTCTACGGAATCAGCAAAAACGACGGCGAACAGGGACTCCTCAAGCTTGGATACCCCGACACCCTGATCATCCGCATCTCGTGGCTGTTCGGCCCGGGCAAAATCAATTTCGTGGAAAAAATCCTGTCGCTGGCCGCTGAACGCGACAGACTCACCGTAGTGAACGACCAGACCGGGTCACCGTCATATGCGCCGGACGTGGCCGACGGCACGTTGGAACTGATTCGCAACGATGCCCGAGGCCTTTTCCATCTCAGCAATTCCGGTCAGACAACATGGCACGGTCTGGCCTCGGCTGCCGTTGAACTGGCCGGACTGAATTGCGAGGTGGCCCCTGTTCCCACATCGGCCTATCCCACCAAGGCAATACGCCCCAAATACTCGGTTCTCGACCTGTCCCGATATCGGACCGCCACAAACGCGAACCCCCGGCCGTGGGAGGAAGCGCTTCGGGAATATGTGCAAAATGAACTGGGCTACAACGCCTCGAACTGA
- a CDS encoding aspartate-semialdehyde dehydrogenase, giving the protein MSKKNPRVAVCGATGAVGREMLKVLEQRDFPCSEVIPMASSRSAGTRVPFRDQELTVVEMKEDSFEGIDLALFSAGGGTSRHFAPFAAKAGCVVVDNSSAWRMDPECPLVVPEVNPHDLDWHKGIIANPNCSTIQMMVALKPIHDEARIKRVVVSTYQAVSGTGQKAIVELENQVRRLMSGQPVVADVYPHQIAFNCLPHIDVFEENGYTKEEMKMVNETIKIMGDESIKVTATCVRVPVFYGHSESVNIETELKLTGDDCRALLARSPGITVVDYPEKLAYPMPVDAAGLDDTFVGRIREDETIENGLNLWVVSDNIRKGAALNTVQIAETLMERDLLRVP; this is encoded by the coding sequence ATGAGCAAGAAGAATCCCAGAGTGGCTGTGTGCGGCGCAACCGGCGCCGTGGGCCGCGAGATGTTGAAGGTCCTCGAACAGCGCGATTTCCCGTGCAGCGAGGTCATCCCCATGGCCTCCAGCCGGTCCGCCGGAACCAGGGTTCCGTTTCGGGATCAGGAACTGACCGTTGTCGAGATGAAGGAGGATTCCTTCGAGGGAATCGATCTGGCACTTTTTTCCGCTGGCGGTGGCACTTCCCGGCATTTTGCTCCGTTCGCTGCCAAGGCTGGCTGCGTTGTGGTGGACAATTCCAGCGCATGGCGCATGGACCCCGAGTGTCCGCTGGTCGTGCCGGAAGTGAATCCGCATGATCTGGACTGGCACAAGGGCATCATCGCCAACCCCAACTGTTCCACCATCCAGATGATGGTGGCTCTCAAGCCCATTCATGACGAGGCCCGGATCAAGCGCGTGGTGGTTTCCACCTATCAGGCCGTGTCCGGCACCGGGCAGAAGGCCATCGTGGAGCTGGAAAATCAGGTGCGTCGTCTCATGAGCGGTCAGCCCGTGGTCGCGGACGTGTATCCGCATCAGATCGCGTTCAACTGCCTGCCGCATATCGATGTGTTCGAGGAGAACGGTTACACCAAGGAAGAAATGAAGATGGTCAACGAAACCATCAAGATCATGGGCGACGAGTCCATCAAGGTCACGGCCACCTGCGTGCGTGTGCCCGTGTTCTACGGCCATTCCGAGTCCGTGAACATCGAGACCGAACTCAAGCTCACTGGTGACGACTGCCGCGCCCTGCTGGCGAGGTCCCCCGGCATTACCGTGGTGGATTACCCGGAAAAGCTGGCCTATCCCATGCCTGTGGACGCGGCCGGTCTGGACGACACCTTTGTCGGCCGCATCCGCGAGGATGAAACCATTGAAAATGGCCTGAATCTGTGGGTGGTGTCCGACAACATCCGCAAGGGAGCGGCCCTGAACACCGTGCAGATCGCCGAGACATTGATGGAACGCGACCTGCTGCGGGTTCCCTAG
- a CDS encoding GIY-YIG nuclease family protein, with product MTPKKDWYVYLLRCADETLYCGVTVDPDRRLSQHNAGTASKYTRSRRPVVMAACARVADKSTALRMEAAIKKLPRREKLARLAMLADTNG from the coding sequence GTGACCCCCAAAAAGGACTGGTATGTCTACCTGCTCCGCTGCGCGGACGAAACGCTCTACTGCGGCGTGACAGTCGACCCGGACCGCAGGCTCTCCCAGCACAACGCCGGAACCGCATCCAAATACACACGCTCCAGACGCCCCGTCGTCATGGCCGCATGCGCCCGAGTGGCCGACAAAAGCACGGCCCTTCGCATGGAGGCAGCCATCAAGAAGCTCCCGCGCCGGGAAAAGCTGGCCCGGCTTGCAATGCTGGCAGACACGAACGGTTGA
- a CDS encoding glycosyltransferase family 2 protein, with translation MTENTAGPPRLLASLARQSEGRSRTEVVAVSSTAFPRFTSSLWQEISGCRNVTLVETEQTASVSEQLNLGGMQASSQYLLFLAPETRLDPKFLTSILPVFDENPEIDAVYSDYIRLVRDASSAESGFVQLPGFSVSALQSRNILGPAVCYRRTVWEQDIRFRANTTYREWDYHVQVTLTGASFFHIPYPLVTAEQGKPSFKARAEDGRNKALLVINNQSFFHPHTVRWALCHLRGETWATPHALGVIPGPLDVTRQFNDHILHRIGAHRTTQNAIRQFESSVAHL, from the coding sequence ATGACGGAAAACACGGCCGGACCGCCCAGACTGCTCGCCTCCCTGGCAAGACAATCCGAAGGGCGAAGCCGGACCGAAGTGGTTGCGGTATCCTCGACAGCATTCCCGCGATTCACGTCTTCCCTGTGGCAGGAGATTTCCGGCTGTCGAAACGTCACTCTGGTGGAAACCGAGCAAACGGCTTCGGTCTCGGAACAACTGAATCTGGGCGGTATGCAGGCGTCCAGCCAATACCTTCTTTTTCTTGCTCCCGAGACCCGTCTCGACCCCAAGTTTCTGACATCGATTCTGCCGGTTTTCGATGAGAATCCGGAAATTGATGCTGTATATTCCGACTATATCCGCCTTGTTCGTGATGCATCGTCAGCGGAATCGGGATTCGTGCAGCTGCCGGGTTTCTCGGTGTCGGCATTGCAATCCCGCAACATTCTCGGCCCGGCAGTCTGCTATCGCCGAACGGTATGGGAGCAGGACATCCGATTTCGCGCCAACACCACATACCGCGAATGGGACTACCACGTGCAGGTGACACTGACCGGAGCCTCCTTTTTCCACATCCCCTATCCTCTTGTCACCGCCGAACAGGGCAAGCCGTCGTTCAAGGCTCGGGCCGAAGACGGACGAAACAAGGCACTGCTCGTCATCAACAACCAGAGCTTCTTTCACCCCCACACCGTGCGCTGGGCCCTGTGCCACCTTCGTGGCGAAACCTGGGCAACACCGCATGCGCTGGGGGTGATCCCCGGGCCCCTGGATGTGACCAGACAGTTCAACGACCACATTCTTCACAGAATCGGGGCACACCGCACAACGCAAAATGCCATTCGGCAGTTCGAATCCTCCGTCGCGCACCTCTGA
- a CDS encoding aminotransferase class IV: MVKTADGEAYLKAMLEAKRPGISEIQAFYEHRVGLICTDPGMMLMPWDDHLVHRGDGVFETMKFIGGKLYQLEPHMERLQRSSEAIYLKPPCSWDHIREVIQDVCRAGGQKDGLVRVLMGRGPGSFGIDARECPEASLYVVAYNFHPKPERFYTEGASAFKTSIPAKQAYLATIKSIDYLPNVLMKREAVEKGHDFPFCFDKHGLLAEGATENVCIVDQDDKLHIPEFTNALAGTTLMRAVDLIKHEIPIIFRGISEDEILDAKEVILVGTSGDAISVVRFNGIPIHDVRPGPVAKRIRELLIRDLEENGLPL, encoded by the coding sequence ATGGTGAAGACAGCGGACGGCGAGGCTTACCTCAAGGCCATGCTTGAGGCCAAACGGCCCGGCATCTCGGAGATTCAGGCATTTTACGAACACCGTGTGGGCTTGATCTGCACCGACCCCGGAATGATGCTCATGCCCTGGGACGACCACCTCGTGCATCGCGGGGACGGCGTGTTCGAAACCATGAAATTCATCGGCGGCAAGCTGTATCAGCTCGAGCCGCACATGGAACGCCTCCAGCGTTCCAGTGAGGCCATCTACCTCAAGCCGCCGTGTTCCTGGGATCATATCCGGGAAGTCATTCAGGACGTGTGTCGGGCCGGTGGGCAGAAGGACGGACTGGTGCGCGTGCTCATGGGACGCGGTCCCGGCAGTTTCGGCATCGATGCCCGGGAATGCCCGGAAGCGAGTCTTTATGTGGTCGCCTACAACTTCCATCCCAAGCCCGAGCGTTTTTACACCGAGGGCGCAAGCGCATTCAAGACGTCCATTCCGGCCAAGCAGGCGTATCTTGCGACCATCAAGTCCATCGACTACCTGCCCAACGTGCTCATGAAGCGCGAGGCCGTGGAAAAGGGACACGATTTTCCGTTCTGCTTTGACAAGCACGGTCTGCTGGCCGAAGGCGCAACCGAGAATGTGTGCATCGTGGATCAGGACGACAAGCTCCATATCCCGGAATTCACCAATGCCCTTGCCGGGACCACGCTCATGCGGGCCGTGGACCTGATCAAGCACGAGATTCCCATCATTTTCCGCGGCATTTCCGAGGATGAAATTCTGGATGCAAAGGAAGTGATTCTCGTGGGAACCAGCGGTGACGCCATTTCGGTTGTCCGCTTCAACGGAATTCCCATTCACGATGTGCGTCCCGGCCCGGTGGCCAAACGCATCCGCGAATTGTTGATCAGGGATCTGGAGGAGAACGGGCTGCCCTTGTAG